The Bacillus sp. F19 DNA segment GCTCAAAATATTGCTGGTATTGTTGATAGAGCTTCAGAAGAACTACGAGAAACAGATGATTTTAATGAATTGGCGCAGAAGATAACCTTACACAATAAACAAGTAATTAAAGAGACTTTAAGCTTAATACAAGAATCTCAATTTCAAAAAGCGGTTGATGCGATTGTAAAAGCTAGAAGACTATATTTCTTTGGCGTAGGTTCATCTGGTATGACAGCCTCCGATGCCCAATATCGATTTATGCGCCTAGGCTTTAATGCTGAATGTGCAACAGACGCACATATTATTGCAATGAATTGTGCACTAGTTTCGGAGCAGGATGTTGTTGTTGGAATTACGAGTTCCGGGAGCACGAAGGATTTAGTTGATTTAGTCGAGTTGGCAAAGGTAAAAGGAGCTTTTATTATTTGTATAACAAACCATGCGAAATCTCCTATAACTCAATATGCGGATGCCATTTTATTGGCTGCAGCAAGAGAAAATCCATTGCAAGGCGGAGCTTTTTCCTCGAAGATTGGTCAACTTCATGTTTTAGATATATTGACCACGATTATCTCCATTCAACAAAAAGAACAGAGCCAGCTATCACTTGAAAAAACAGCAAAAGCTGTTCTTGACCGTTTGTTTTAAATAGAATCGAAAGTTGCTTATGC contains these protein-coding regions:
- a CDS encoding MurR/RpiR family transcriptional regulator; the encoded protein is MIQSVYKSLTKAEQKVADVILVDSKESMYYSVTDLAEKANVGETTVIRFCRKLGFRGYQEFKLAIAQNIAGIVDRASEELRETDDFNELAQKITLHNKQVIKETLSLIQESQFQKAVDAIVKARRLYFFGVGSSGMTASDAQYRFMRLGFNAECATDAHIIAMNCALVSEQDVVVGITSSGSTKDLVDLVELAKVKGAFIICITNHAKSPITQYADAILLAAARENPLQGGAFSSKIGQLHVLDILTTIISIQQKEQSQLSLEKTAKAVLDRLF